The Campylobacter sp. RM16189 genome has a segment encoding these proteins:
- a CDS encoding 2-oxoglutarate ferredoxin oxidoreductase subunit beta, whose product MAFNYDKYLRIDKMPTLWCWGCGDGVILKAVIRAIDSLGWDMNDVCVVSGIGCSGRFSSYVNCNTVHTTHGRAIAYATGIKLANPDKKVIVITGDGDGLAIGGNHTIHGCRRNIDINHILINNFIYGLTNSQTSPTTPRGMWTVTAQYGNIDPTFDACKLATAAGATFVARGSVIEPVKMEKMLVEGFSHDGYSFFDIFSNCHINLGRKNKMAEATKTLEWIDGITLSKTKFDLMSEDERMGKFPLGVLHKDSSKTEYTKAYDQIIKAAQSGEKIDFKDIN is encoded by the coding sequence ATGGCATTTAATTACGACAAATATTTAAGAATAGATAAGATGCCGACTCTTTGGTGCTGGGGATGCGGGGATGGAGTGATACTTAAAGCTGTTATTAGAGCGATAGATAGCTTAGGCTGGGATATGAACGATGTATGTGTAGTGTCTGGTATAGGTTGCTCCGGACGATTTAGCTCTTATGTAAATTGCAATACAGTTCATACTACTCATGGACGCGCTATAGCCTACGCAACAGGTATAAAGCTTGCAAATCCGGATAAAAAAGTTATCGTGATAACAGGCGACGGAGATGGGCTTGCGATAGGCGGAAATCACACTATACATGGATGCAGAAGAAATATCGATATAAATCATATTTTGATAAATAACTTTATTTACGGACTTACAAATTCTCAAACCAGCCCTACGACTCCTCGCGGTATGTGGACCGTAACGGCTCAATACGGAAATATAGATCCAACTTTTGACGCATGCAAGCTAGCTACGGCTGCGGGGGCAACTTTTGTAGCCAGAGGAAGCGTGATAGAACCTGTCAAGATGGAAAAGATGCTAGTAGAAGGATTTAGTCATGATGGCTACTCTTTCTTTGATATTTTTTCAAATTGCCATATAAATTTAGGTAGAAAAAACAAGATGGCAGAGGCAACTAAGACACTTGAATGGATAGACGGTATAACTTTAAGCAAGACAAAATTTGATCTGATGAGTGAAGATGAGAGGATGGGTAAATTTCCTCTCGGAGTTTTGCATAAAGATAGCAGTAAAACAGAATACACAAAGGCTTACGATCAAATCATAAAAGCCGCCCAAAGTGGCGAGAAAATCGACTTTAAGGATATAAATTGA
- a CDS encoding 2-oxoacid:acceptor oxidoreductase family protein: MKRELRFVGVGGQGVILAGEILAAAKIEDGGYGVKASTYTSQVRGGPTKVDIVLDESEILYPYANEGEIEFMLATAQVSYNLFKSGVKEGGIIVIEPNLVKASDKDRKKWKIYEIPIISIAKDEVGNVITQSVVALGVAVEMSGCLDANLVREVMLSKVPKKVYEANAMAYELGLKYAKEAKES; the protein is encoded by the coding sequence TTGAAAAGAGAGCTTAGATTTGTCGGGGTTGGCGGACAAGGTGTAATTTTAGCCGGAGAAATTTTAGCCGCCGCCAAGATAGAAGATGGAGGATATGGGGTCAAAGCATCTACTTATACTTCACAGGTTAGAGGCGGTCCTACTAAAGTTGATATAGTATTAGACGAAAGCGAAATTTTATACCCATATGCAAATGAGGGTGAGATAGAATTTATGCTTGCAACGGCACAAGTAAGCTACAATCTTTTTAAAAGCGGAGTCAAAGAGGGTGGTATAATAGTCATAGAGCCAAATTTGGTCAAAGCTAGCGATAAGGATAGAAAAAAGTGGAAAATTTATGAAATTCCTATTATCTCGATAGCTAAGGACGAAGTCGGAAATGTCATCACGCAAAGCGTTGTAGCCTTGGGAGTAGCTGTAGAGATGAGTGGTTGCTTGGATGCCAATTTAGTAAGAGAAGTTATGCTATCAAAGGTACCAAAGAAAGTCTATGAGGCCAATGCTATGGCTTACGAGCTAGGATTAAAATACGCTAAAGAGGCAAAAGAGAGTTAA
- a CDS encoding flavodoxin domain-containing protein has product MKIGIFYATGKGDTAKACEYLASKLGAKVKAVKEVEQSSEFEDFDLLILASSSYGFGELHDDWKAKLCLLKEAKLKGKKVAIVGVGNQERHGDNFCGGVVEFLPCIKGALLLGTSEKDGYKFDYSSSFINDKFIGLALDTKGDKEYEKRIDKWVSKIKNQI; this is encoded by the coding sequence ATGAAAATAGGAATTTTTTACGCTACGGGAAAGGGCGATACCGCAAAGGCTTGCGAGTATCTGGCTTCAAAATTGGGTGCTAAAGTAAAGGCTGTTAAGGAAGTAGAGCAATCAAGCGAGTTTGAAGACTTTGATCTTTTGATTTTAGCAAGCTCAAGTTATGGATTTGGTGAACTTCATGATGATTGGAAAGCAAAATTATGCCTGTTAAAAGAGGCTAAGTTAAAAGGCAAAAAAGTAGCTATTGTAGGAGTTGGCAACCAAGAGCGCCACGGTGATAACTTCTGCGGCGGTGTAGTTGAGTTTTTGCCTTGCATAAAAGGAGCCTTATTGCTTGGTACCAGTGAAAAAGACGGTTATAAATTTGACTACTCTTCATCGTTTATAAATGATAAATTTATAGGTCTTGCGCTCGATACAAAAGGCGATAAGGAGTATGAAAAGCGCATTGATAAGTGGGTAAGCAAGATAAAAAATCAAATTTAG
- a CDS encoding GNAT family N-acetyltransferase, which yields MENLVIIENSANFDPKDIDEIQLSIGLTEQKYIDAAPLYSHYDMFRSYDYVAIAKIGKKTIGVLHAFSDRDNFATSYLYGIMVHKDYQRKGVGRALMNAFNKRFAHTTTWVVTPISKNRDAVAFLEKFGFIENSKNFTICSRKRVPRININE from the coding sequence ATGGAAAATTTAGTAATTATAGAAAATTCGGCGAATTTTGATCCGAAAGATATCGATGAAATTCAGTTATCTATAGGTTTGACGGAGCAAAAGTATATAGACGCGGCTCCTTTGTATTCACACTATGATATGTTTAGAAGCTATGATTATGTAGCTATCGCTAAGATAGGAAAAAAGACTATCGGAGTTTTGCATGCTTTTTCGGATAGAGATAACTTTGCCACATCTTATCTTTACGGTATTATGGTTCATAAGGATTATCAACGTAAAGGAGTAGGACGAGCTTTGATGAACGCTTTTAATAAAAGATTTGCTCATACTACGACTTGGGTCGTAACGCCGATTAGCAAAAATAGGGATGCGGTAGCGTTTTTAGAAAAATTCGGTTTTATAGAAAATTCTAAAAATTTCACGATTTGCTCTAGAAAAAGAGTGCCTAGAATAAATATAAATGAGTGA
- a CDS encoding DUF4135 domain-containing protein: MSDFAKAICDQFPNCIFSEKFVLKIEEFLKQTKFISSAQCMAFDKRLNGKINLENFKADISSINLYAEYMLQKYICKAILDIKKYLKSDAVKFNDIEFASKETHNEKRSILIFSANDKKLVYKPYNVKHLKVLLDIFNHIKQNLKYDISMFPEILHYEKDYCIIEFLDSDQNLDETRLCYCIGAALAFSYCFRITDLHSKNILYANNSFYILDTETCFYRDVYADHFALSYTGLLTTKNSCGLFDRTTKDMIVQINKDFEVSFLSDRRNSPKILNIKDNARIVYRGFKDCYRAIMKHKDKILEIINSNDLILRFVFRPTSVYIKWMILLFTPSLNFKDNIIKLRNEMTKYKKRKYI, from the coding sequence ATGAGTGATTTTGCTAAGGCTATCTGCGATCAATTTCCAAATTGCATATTTAGCGAAAAGTTCGTTTTAAAAATAGAAGAGTTTTTAAAACAGACTAAATTTATAAGTAGCGCTCAGTGTATGGCATTTGATAAGAGATTAAACGGAAAGATAAATTTAGAAAATTTTAAAGCCGATATATCTAGTATTAATCTATACGCTGAGTATATGCTGCAAAAATATATTTGCAAGGCTATTTTAGATATCAAAAAATATTTAAAGTCGGATGCCGTTAAATTTAACGATATTGAATTTGCTAGCAAAGAGACGCACAATGAAAAGCGAAGCATACTTATATTTAGCGCAAACGACAAAAAGCTTGTGTATAAGCCCTATAACGTAAAACACTTAAAAGTTTTACTAGATATCTTTAATCATATTAAGCAAAATTTAAAATACGATATATCTATGTTTCCTGAAATTTTACACTATGAAAAAGATTATTGCATTATAGAATTTTTAGATAGCGATCAAAATTTAGATGAGACTAGATTATGCTACTGTATAGGGGCGGCTTTAGCTTTTAGTTATTGCTTTAGAATTACCGATCTACATAGCAAAAATATCTTATATGCAAATAACTCTTTTTATATCTTAGATACCGAAACTTGCTTTTATAGAGATGTTTATGCGGATCATTTTGCACTAAGCTATACGGGGCTTTTAACGACTAAGAATAGTTGTGGACTTTTTGATAGGACTACAAAAGATATGATCGTGCAAATAAATAAAGATTTTGAAGTCTCATTTTTAAGCGATAGAAGAAATAGTCCGAAAATTCTTAATATAAAAGATAACGCACGTATCGTTTATAGGGGCTTTAAGGATTGTTATAGGGCGATTATGAAGCATAAAGATAAGATTTTAGAGATTATAAATTCAAACGATTTGATATTAAGATTTGTATTTAGACCGACTAGCGTTTATATAAAATGGATGATTTTACTATTTACGCCGTCTTTAAATTTTAAAGATAATATAATCAAACTTCGTAATGAGATGACAAAATATAAAAAAAGGAAATATATCTGA
- a CDS encoding YggS family pyridoxal phosphate-dependent enzyme, translated as MKNLDEILERIKKVHIGVEVKLIAVSKNVTTKEVLELFNEGQIDFGENRVQELKNKQQILAEILPENLIKWHFIGRLQSNKINQLISLRPTLWQSCESLKAALEVDKRLDYELECLLQINSAEEESKQGVEAKMAVETFLSIKESCKFLRPAGVMSIGAHVDDIKSIQKSFEITRKIYEELEPHGAKICSMGMSGDFELAIKCGSNMVRLGSVLYK; from the coding sequence TTGAAAAATTTAGATGAAATTTTAGAGCGTATCAAAAAGGTGCACATCGGTGTAGAGGTTAAACTCATAGCCGTTAGTAAAAACGTAACCACAAAAGAGGTTTTAGAGCTTTTTAATGAGGGGCAGATCGACTTTGGCGAAAATAGAGTTCAAGAGCTTAAAAACAAGCAGCAAATTTTAGCTGAAATTTTGCCTGAGAATCTTATAAAATGGCACTTTATCGGTCGTCTTCAAAGTAACAAGATAAACCAACTCATATCTCTTCGCCCCACTCTTTGGCAAAGTTGTGAGAGTCTTAAGGCTGCGCTTGAAGTGGATAAAAGGCTTGATTATGAGCTTGAATGCTTGCTTCAGATAAACTCCGCCGAAGAAGAGAGCAAGCAAGGAGTGGAAGCCAAAATGGCGGTGGAGACATTTTTGTCTATCAAAGAGAGCTGCAAATTCTTACGTCCTGCTGGAGTGATGAGTATCGGCGCGCACGTGGATGATATAAAGAGTATCCAAAAAAGCTTTGAAATCACGCGTAAAATTTATGAAGAGCTTGAACCGCACGGAGCTAAAATTTGCTCTATGGGGATGAGTGGCGACTTTGAGCTGGCCATAAAATGCGGCTCAAATATGGTAAGACTGGGGTCTGTTTTGTATAAATAA
- the rseP gene encoding RIP metalloprotease RseP, translating into MKSIIFVVLLLILGVYAYSWYFFITVFAISFLVFFHELGHFMAARILNVGVLKFSVGFGDSLYSKRIGQTEYAISAIPLGGYVSLKGQEDTKPNLKNMDDDSYTKLSPLGRIFILFAGPFFNFALAFLIFIALGYIGVDRLAPTVGNVMPNSAAQKAGLLKNDKILSINGVEIREWDDISKNVKLTQTLIEIERNKKIQTVKLTPKIGESVNLFREKIEKPLIGISPSGEVINLKSRGFDSLKFAFNETINASKLIFTGIGKLIEGVVPIKDMGGIIQIADITSKAAQISISTLLVITALISVNLGVLNLLPIPALDGGHILFNIYELIFRREMNEKVYIGLTYCGWALLITLMLVATFNDILRLGGVGN; encoded by the coding sequence TTGAAAAGTATAATTTTTGTAGTTTTGTTGCTTATTTTAGGTGTTTACGCTTATTCATGGTATTTTTTTATAACTGTTTTTGCTATATCTTTTTTGGTTTTTTTTCACGAGCTTGGTCACTTTATGGCAGCTAGAATTTTAAATGTAGGAGTTTTAAAATTTAGCGTAGGCTTTGGAGATAGTCTATACTCAAAACGCATAGGACAAACCGAATATGCGATTTCAGCTATTCCTCTTGGTGGGTATGTGAGCCTAAAAGGACAAGAGGATACAAAGCCAAATCTAAAAAATATGGATGATGATAGCTACACCAAACTTAGCCCTCTTGGACGTATTTTTATACTTTTTGCTGGACCATTTTTTAACTTCGCTTTAGCGTTTTTAATATTTATTGCGCTTGGATATATTGGTGTGGATAGGCTGGCTCCTACAGTTGGAAACGTAATGCCAAATTCAGCCGCACAAAAAGCTGGACTGCTAAAAAACGACAAAATTTTAAGCATAAACGGAGTAGAAATTCGTGAATGGGACGATATAAGCAAAAATGTAAAGCTAACTCAAACCCTAATTGAAATAGAGAGAAACAAAAAGATACAAACTGTAAAATTAACGCCAAAAATAGGCGAAAGCGTTAATCTTTTCAGAGAAAAAATAGAAAAACCACTTATAGGAATTTCTCCTTCAGGCGAGGTTATAAATCTAAAAAGCAGAGGTTTTGACTCTTTAAAATTTGCATTTAATGAGACGATAAACGCCTCAAAACTCATATTTACAGGCATTGGCAAGCTAATAGAGGGCGTGGTGCCTATAAAAGATATGGGAGGTATAATTCAGATAGCAGATATTACTTCTAAAGCCGCACAGATAAGTATATCAACCCTTCTTGTAATCACTGCTTTAATCTCTGTAAATTTAGGCGTATTAAATTTACTTCCCATCCCAGCACTTGACGGAGGACATATTCTATTTAATATATATGAGCTGATTTTTAGACGAGAAATGAATGAAAAAGTCTATATCGGCCTAACATATTGCGGATGGGCTTTATTGATTACACTTATGCTAGTTGCTACATTCAACGATATATTAAGGCTTGGCGGAGTCGGTAATTGA
- a CDS encoding AI-2E family transporter produces MRSNLVIVYLASFVVVAAGLKAASMVVFPFLIAVFIAIVMSPAINYLQRLKFPRILAFMVVVGVVFVTLGFIANTVITTINGLLGYLPELQEKFKTFSDQTIQIIERYDIINTQDIVVPSEFDPNKIFAAFGTLLKGSTELVSKSFFIFLLVTFMLFETNVFHQKIEYFASKNPQANQIADTFISNLKRYLEIKSLTSLATGILIFIGLHIIGVPYAPLWGIVAFVLNFIPTIGSVIAAIPAILVALLMSDVSSTVWTIALYLVINVAIGNFIEPKFLGKELGISTLVVLMSLLFWGFLFGIGGMFLAVPLTMSLKIALDANPNTKFIAVLLSDKID; encoded by the coding sequence TTGAGAAGTAATCTAGTAATAGTCTATCTGGCAAGCTTTGTTGTTGTAGCCGCAGGTTTAAAGGCTGCAAGTATGGTTGTATTTCCCTTCCTTATAGCAGTTTTTATAGCCATAGTAATGTCTCCTGCGATAAATTATCTCCAAAGGCTTAAATTTCCTAGAATATTAGCTTTTATGGTTGTTGTTGGAGTTGTATTTGTAACGCTTGGCTTTATTGCGAATACTGTTATAACTACTATAAATGGACTTCTTGGCTATCTTCCGGAGCTTCAGGAAAAGTTTAAAACTTTTAGCGATCAGACTATTCAGATCATTGAGAGATATGATATTATCAATACACAAGATATAGTAGTACCAAGCGAATTTGACCCTAATAAAATTTTTGCCGCCTTTGGCACTCTATTAAAAGGGAGTACAGAACTTGTATCAAAGAGCTTTTTTATATTTTTATTAGTTACCTTTATGTTGTTTGAAACCAATGTATTTCATCAAAAAATCGAGTATTTCGCTAGCAAAAATCCTCAAGCAAACCAGATAGCAGATACCTTCATATCAAATTTGAAAAGATATTTGGAGATTAAGTCATTAACCTCTTTGGCTACCGGAATTTTGATCTTTATCGGACTTCATATCATCGGTGTGCCTTACGCACCGCTTTGGGGAATAGTAGCCTTTGTCTTAAATTTCATACCAACTATAGGCTCGGTCATAGCTGCAATACCTGCTATTTTAGTTGCACTCTTGATGAGCGATGTAAGCTCGACCGTTTGGACGATAGCCTTATATCTTGTAATAAATGTTGCAATAGGAAATTTTATAGAGCCTAAATTTTTAGGTAAAGAGCTTGGTATAAGCACGCTAGTTGTATTAATGAGTCTACTTTTTTGGGGATTTTTATTTGGAATCGGCGGAATGTTTTTAGCTGTTCCTCTTACAATGAGCCTTAAAATAGCACTTGACGCCAATCCAAACACTAAATTTATAGCCGTTTTGCTTAGTGATAAGATAGATTAA
- the pgsA gene encoding CDP-diacylglycerol--glycerol-3-phosphate 3-phosphatidyltransferase, which produces MSLNLPNILAFLRILLAPAMFYILVNANTHFENIHISWINYFAGLIFAIASVTDFFDGYIARAWNQKTKLGAIIDPLADKMLTLAAFLGLMMMDRANPWAIYLILIREFFITGFRVVIAAEGLNFAASMAGKVKTVFQMIAIGFLIMQWPFANALLWFAVALTLYSGFEYIFAYIRSAR; this is translated from the coding sequence ATGAGTTTAAATTTACCGAATATCCTTGCGTTTTTACGCATTTTACTGGCGCCTGCTATGTTTTATATTCTTGTAAATGCAAATACTCATTTTGAAAATATCCATATTAGCTGGATAAACTATTTTGCGGGACTAATTTTTGCAATAGCCAGCGTGACAGATTTTTTTGACGGATATATCGCAAGAGCTTGGAATCAAAAAACAAAGCTTGGTGCCATAATAGATCCTTTGGCCGATAAGATGCTAACCTTAGCCGCATTTTTAGGGCTTATGATGATGGATAGAGCCAATCCTTGGGCTATATATCTGATACTTATAAGAGAATTTTTTATAACAGGTTTTAGAGTAGTGATAGCTGCAGAGGGGCTAAATTTCGCCGCCTCAATGGCAGGCAAGGTAAAAACGGTATTTCAGATGATAGCCATTGGATTTTTGATCATGCAGTGGCCTTTTGCCAATGCACTTTTATGGTTTGCCGTAGCATTAACACTATATTCTGGATTTGAGTATATATTTGCATATATAAGATCTGCGAGATAA
- a CDS encoding enoyl-ACP reductase, protein MDFKNEFKGKTLVISGGTRGIGRAIVEQFAEVGANIAFTYNSNEELAKTQAKGFEDKFKIKARAYSLNILEPETYKDLFELIDADFDRVDFFISNAIISGRAVVGGYTKFMKLRPRGINNIFTATVNAFVVGAQEAAKRMEKIGGGSIISLSSTGNLVYIENYAGHGASKAAVEAMARYAATELGEKNIRVNIVSGGPIETDALRAFTNYEEVRDMTAKLSPLNRIGQPTDLAGACLFLCSSKASWITGHTFIIDGGTTFK, encoded by the coding sequence ATGGATTTTAAAAACGAATTTAAAGGTAAAACCTTAGTAATAAGTGGTGGGACAAGGGGTATAGGAAGGGCGATAGTAGAGCAGTTTGCAGAGGTTGGAGCAAATATTGCTTTTACCTATAACTCAAATGAGGAACTAGCCAAAACGCAAGCCAAAGGGTTTGAGGATAAGTTCAAAATAAAGGCGCGCGCCTACTCTTTAAATATACTTGAACCAGAAACATATAAGGATCTTTTCGAGCTTATAGATGCCGATTTTGATAGAGTGGACTTTTTTATATCAAATGCGATTATTTCAGGGCGTGCCGTAGTTGGTGGATATACTAAATTTATGAAACTTCGACCAAGAGGTATAAATAATATCTTTACCGCTACTGTAAATGCCTTTGTGGTAGGAGCTCAAGAGGCCGCCAAGAGAATGGAAAAAATCGGCGGTGGTAGTATTATCTCTCTTAGTTCAACCGGAAATTTAGTATATATAGAAAACTACGCAGGTCACGGAGCCTCAAAGGCTGCTGTTGAAGCTATGGCAAGATACGCCGCAACAGAGCTTGGAGAAAAAAACATTAGAGTAAACATAGTAAGCGGAGGTCCTATCGAAACGGATGCTTTAAGAGCCTTTACAAACTATGAAGAAGTAAGAGATATGACAGCTAAGCTAAGCCCGTTAAATCGTATAGGTCAGCCTACGGATCTAGCCGGAGCTTGCCTGTTTTTATGCTCAAGCAAGGCTAGCTGGATAACCGGTCATACATTTATAATAGATGGCGGAACAACATTTAAATGA
- the dapA gene encoding 4-hydroxy-tetrahydrodipicolinate synthase, with protein MMKKILKGAMTALITPFKNGKLDEESYEKLIIRQIQNGIDAVVPVGTTGESATLTHDEHRICIEIAVKTCKNTNVKVLAGAGSNATHEAVGLAQFAQAHGADGILSVAPYYNKPTQEGLYQHYKTIASSVEIPVLLYNVPGRVGVDILPFTIFRLFNDCENIFGVKEASGSIDRCVDLLAHEPNLVVISGEDAINYPILSNGGKGVISVTSNLLPDKISELTHLALDEEYIKAKAINDKLYNINKMLFCESNPIPIKAAMYIAGLLPSLEYRLPLCEPSKENFKKIEETMKQYEIKGF; from the coding sequence ATGATGAAAAAGATTCTAAAGGGCGCAATGACCGCTCTTATAACACCTTTTAAAAACGGTAAATTAGATGAAGAAAGTTATGAAAAACTTATTATAAGGCAAATTCAAAACGGAATAGACGCAGTAGTGCCTGTGGGAACTACCGGAGAGAGTGCCACTCTAACCCATGATGAACATAGAATTTGTATAGAAATAGCCGTAAAAACATGCAAAAATACAAATGTAAAAGTGCTTGCCGGCGCCGGCAGTAACGCTACTCATGAGGCGGTTGGACTTGCTCAATTTGCCCAAGCTCATGGAGCTGACGGCATCCTTTCGGTTGCGCCGTATTACAATAAACCTACCCAAGAAGGACTATATCAACACTATAAAACAATAGCCTCAAGTGTTGAAATTCCGGTTCTTTTATATAACGTCCCGGGTCGTGTAGGTGTGGATATACTACCTTTCACGATTTTTAGACTTTTTAATGACTGTGAAAATATATTTGGCGTAAAAGAGGCGAGCGGAAGTATCGATAGATGCGTAGATTTGCTTGCTCATGAGCCAAATTTGGTCGTTATAAGCGGAGAGGATGCTATAAACTACCCTATCCTTTCAAATGGTGGGAAGGGTGTCATATCAGTAACCTCAAACCTGCTTCCTGATAAAATTTCAGAGCTTACGCATCTGGCTCTTGATGAAGAGTATATCAAGGCAAAGGCTATCAATGATAAGCTTTATAATATCAATAAGATGTTGTTTTGCGAGAGCAATCCTATACCTATAAAGGCGGCTATGTATATAGCGGGACTACTTCCAAGTCTTGAGTATAGGCTGCCGCTTTGCGAACCTAGTAAAGAGAATTTCAAAAAGATAGAAGAGACTATGAAGCAGTATGAGATAAAAGGATTTTAA
- a CDS encoding pitrilysin family protein, giving the protein MLLKYSKIKLKNGFKIYHIPVNKGSNVISIDLFYKVGSRNEVMGKSGIAHMLEHLNFKSTKNLKAGEFDKIVKGFGGINNASTGFDYTHYFVKCSKQNLDKSLGLYADIMANLSLKDKEFQPERNVVLEERLWRTDNNPIGFLYFTLFNTAFTYHPYHWTPIGFIEDIKNWTIEDIKEFHSIFYQPKNAILLISGDIDKKTAFELGKKHFEEIKNSKDIPNIHCVEPVQNGAKRVEIYKESEVEMIAIAFKAPPFNHQDQVALGAISEYLSSGKSSVMHRILVDEKCLVNQIYAYNMDNIDEGLFIIIAVCNPGVKAELVEKEIHQILESIKKENIDQDELTKIKNSIKSDFIHSFGSASRVANLYGDFLIKGDIKPLFELQEKIENLKGKDINEISKKYFTDRASTTVILRKDQK; this is encoded by the coding sequence ATGCTTTTAAAATATTCAAAAATTAAACTTAAAAACGGGTTTAAAATTTATCACATTCCGGTAAATAAAGGCTCAAATGTAATCAGTATCGATCTTTTTTACAAGGTAGGATCAAGAAACGAAGTAATGGGAAAAAGTGGAATAGCTCATATGCTAGAGCACCTAAATTTCAAATCTACCAAAAATCTAAAAGCGGGAGAGTTCGACAAGATAGTCAAGGGTTTTGGCGGTATAAATAACGCAAGCACAGGCTTTGATTATACTCACTATTTTGTTAAGTGCTCAAAGCAAAATTTAGACAAATCGCTAGGATTATACGCTGATATAATGGCGAATTTAAGCCTTAAAGACAAGGAATTTCAGCCTGAGCGAAATGTTGTTTTAGAAGAGAGGCTTTGGCGTACAGATAATAACCCTATAGGTTTTTTGTACTTCACTCTCTTTAATACAGCCTTTACCTATCATCCATACCATTGGACGCCGATAGGTTTTATAGAGGATATTAAAAACTGGACAATTGAAGATATAAAAGAATTTCATTCTATCTTTTATCAGCCTAAAAATGCGATACTATTAATCAGCGGAGATATAGATAAAAAAACGGCATTCGAGCTTGGTAAAAAGCATTTTGAAGAGATTAAAAACTCAAAGGATATTCCAAATATTCACTGCGTAGAACCTGTTCAAAATGGAGCAAAGAGGGTTGAAATTTATAAAGAGAGCGAAGTGGAGATGATCGCGATTGCCTTTAAAGCTCCGCCGTTTAACCATCAAGATCAGGTGGCGTTAGGCGCTATAAGCGAGTATTTAAGTAGTGGTAAAAGCTCAGTAATGCATAGGATTTTAGTTGATGAAAAATGTTTAGTAAATCAAATTTATGCTTACAATATGGACAATATCGACGAAGGTCTTTTTATAATAATAGCGGTTTGCAATCCCGGAGTAAAAGCCGAATTGGTGGAAAAAGAGATACATCAGATTTTAGAAAGTATTAAAAAAGAAAATATAGATCAAGATGAGCTAACAAAGATAAAAAATAGCATAAAATCGGACTTCATACACTCTTTTGGTAGCGCTTCAAGAGTTGCGAATTTATACGGGGATTTTCTTATCAAAGGCGACATAAAACCTCTTTTTGAGCTTCAAGAGAAGATAGAAAATCTAAAGGGTAAGGATATTAATGAAATTTCTAAAAAATACTTTACCGATAGGGCTTCTACTACAGTTATTTTAAGAAAGGATCAAAAATGA